The sequence CTCACTTATTAATCAGCGTCCGTTTCGCAGTCCTCATCACTCAGCATCAGGGCCATCCCTGGTAGGAGGAGGTAGCTTTCCGCGTCCAGGAGAAATTTCCCTCGCTCATCGGGGGGTATTGTTTCTAGATGAGCTGACTGAGTTTAAGCGAGATGTGCTGGAGTTTTTGCGCCAACCCCTAGAAGATGGACATGTCACCATTTCCCGTACCCGCCAGTCGGTGATGTTTCCGGCCCAGTTTACCCTAGTGGCCAGCACTAATCCCTGTCCCTGTGGATACTATGGGGATACAGTTCAACCCTGTACCTGTTCGCCTCGTCAACGGGAAAACTACTGGGCGAAGCTGTCAGGGCCGTTGATGGATCGAATTGATCTGCAAGTGGCGGTGAATCGGTTGAAACCAGAGGAAATTACTCAGCAGCCAGAGGGTGAGTCGTCTGCTCAGGTGCGAGAACGGGTGCTAATTGCCCGCGATCGTGCCCGTCTTCGGTTCCGCGAGGAGCCAAAATTGCGCTGCAATGCAGAAATGCAGAGTAGGCATCTGCGCCAGTGGTGCAAGTTAGATGACACTACCAAAGCCCTCTTGGAAGGAGCTATTCGCAAACTAGGACTATCTGCACGGGCAACGGATCGCATCTTGAAGGTTGCTCGCACGATCGCTGACCTTGCTGGAGATGAAACCCTGCAAGCTCACCATGTGGCTGAGGCTATTCAGTATCGCACTATCGATCGCATGGCTTAACTCCTCAAATCAAGAAACCAAGCTCTAGACTCAAACTCTAGACTAAAGCTGGCATTGGTTGGGCAGTTCGGCCAATTGCCCGCTCGATGACTGCTAGTTCTGCCATGAGGGTATCAAACTGCTCTGGAGTTAAGGATTGAGGGCCATCGGACAGTGCTTTACTAGGATTGGGGTGCACTTCAATCATCAAGGCATCAGTCCCTGCTGCTACAGATGCTTTAGCCATTGCAGGCACAAAGGTTGCCCAGCCTGTGCCGTGACTCGGATCGATCATAATTGGTAAGTGGGTCAAGGTTCGCAACACGGGGATTACGGCTAAATCTAAGGTGTTACGGGTGTATTGGCGATCGAAGGTGCGAATGCCCCGCTCACACAGAATTACATTGGGATTACCTGCTGCCAACAGGTATTCTGCCGCCATCAGCCATTCTTCGATCGTTGCTGACAGTCCTCGTTTCAGCAAAATGGGTTTGTTTTGTGCGCCTACTTTTTTCAGCAGGGAGAAATTCTGCATATTGCGGGTACCAATTTGCAGTACGTCGGCTACCTCGGCAATTCGCTCTAAGTCAGCCGCATCCATAATCTCTGTAATAATCCCCAAACCACTGGCTTCCCGCGCTGCTGCTAGCAGTTCTAGGGCACTTTCTCCATGACCTTGAAAGGCATAGGGTGAAGTCCGTGGTTTATAGGCACCACCCCGGAGAAACTTGGCTCCAGCCGCCTTGACTCGTTTCGCCGTCTCAATAATCATGGTCTCGTTTTCTACGGAGCAGGGACCAGCAACTACAACTAGGGGATGCTGTTCACCGATCGCGACTACTCCTTCTGGCGTATCCACCAAGACTTCACTTGCTTCACCGTGGCGATATTCTCGACTAGCTCGCTTAAAGGGCTTTTCTACCCGCAAGACTTCCTCAATCCAAGGACTCAGCTCTTGGATACGGAGTGGTTCTAAATCGGCTGTCTCCCCTACCAAGCCCAACACCACCTTATGGGTACCCACGATTTTTTCTGGGGTTAGTCCCCAAGTCTTTAGTTCGTCAATAATGCGCGTGATTTCCAGCTCCGGCGAGCCAACCTTCATCACAACAATCATTGGGGTTCTCTGTCTCCGTTTACTTCATGTTTCTTCACTATAACGTCAATCTTTAGGCGGCGCGAGCATCGGCCTAACTCTCTTAATGGAGGTAGGTTACTGCCGTCCCCTCTTGCCCACTCTTGGAATCACAGACAAGAACAGATGAATCTCCTTCGCTTTGAATTCACCTAAAGCCAGGAACATTGCTGGAATCAGTAGGGATGCGATCGTAAGCTTGACCAAAATCAACAGTCCTGATACTGACCAAGCAACGGCTACGCTATAGATAAGGATGCTGACCAGCAGACTGCGCACTAGGGTAGCGATCGGCGGCAAGACCTGCCACAGGTGATACACCAATGTAATAGACACGATGCTAACAACTACCCCTAAACTGGCAGTGACTGAGGCGGCACCGAGAGCACCCAGGTGAGGAATAGCCCACAGGTTGCCTACTAGGGCCAGTATGGGCAAAGGAACTGTGACCAACAACGTCCAAGTGGGTTTACCTGCTGCTACTAAAATCACCGTTGCGGCTGAGTTACTGACCATGGTAATGGCTCCGAAAAACAGAATAGCCAGGATAGGGGCAGTGGATAGGAAGCGATCACCAAAGATAACCTGCACAATGTCGGGGGCCGCTCCAGCAGTAAGACCAGCCAGAGGCAAGAGCATTAATGTGAGCCGCAAGGCTTGGCGGGCGACGTGTTTTGCCCGGTCTAGCTCTCCTAGGCGCTGAAACTGGCTAAGGTTAGACAGCAGCGTCGGAGAAAAGGACAGTGCCATCAAGCCAGGGATAATAGCTAAGTTTTGAGCAGCTCCGTAGAAGCCTGCCTGCTCAGCAGTGCCACCCAAAGCCTTGAGGCTGAGCAAGTCTAATTTGTCGAAGGTGCGTAGGCTTAAGGCTGAAAGAAATAGGGGAATAGCATAGCCCCACAACTGTCTCATAGGCATGGGTTCATGCTTGTAGATAGAAGGACGCACACACAGACGACCAATGGTTACGTCTACGACTGATGCGCCGATTGTGGCGACGATCGCCCCTGTGACCGATAGTCCAGCCCCTACAAGCACCACAATAAACAGCAACCGAGCAATCCAACGACCAGCACTAGCCAGTGCTCGCTGACGAAACAGCCCTAAACCCATCAGCACATTTTGATGCGCCTGTCCTAGGCAAAACAGGGGAATATCAAGGGCAAACAACCGTAAGTAGGAACTGAGGATCGGCTCATTCAAGACCCTCGCAACCATAGGTGCTAACGCCCACAATAGTCCTGCTGCTACAACACTGGTACCTAAATATAGGCGAATCAGAGTTGCTCCAATGGGTCGCCAGTCCTCTGCTTGGCCTACAAACTTCACCCCCGTGCGGGCAAACATGGAGGCAATGCTCCATTCAATCCAAGCGACGATCGCTGCTGACAGAGTGAACAAGCCATAGCCACTGGGTTCCAGTTGGCGAGTTAGAAATGCAGAGGTAAGCAGCCCTGTGGGTAACATCAACCCTTCTGCGAGTAAAATCCCAGCCGTACCTTGTAAAATATGCTTGCCTGAGGGAGCAACAGACTTATCCATGAAAGCTTCTGCAACGTTGTAGGTAACTCTGTAACTCGACCATCTGCTCACCACTCGCTTGACAACCGCACGCAATCGACAACTCTACAGACTCATCACATTTACCGGATTAGTCATTTAGGGAACCGTTGATAACACCTCTTTTTCAATATCAGCATTGTCCTTAACTTGCTGCCTAGCTTTCGACCACTCACTGTCTGTGAAATTTTCGTGATATGACCGCTCGACGTTTACATTCCACAGGTCATGCTGTTCGCCTAGAACATTCCTGGCCGCCAATAGAGCCGTCAGCATGGAATGGTCTTGGTTATTATACCGATGCATACCATTGCGTCCTACAGTTTGCAGGTTTTCAAAAGTTTGAATGTAATCCTGCAAGACCTGGAGGTGTTGACGATATTCACCGTCGTAAACAGGATAAGCCTTGAGTTGACGAATCACGCAACCATCTTCCACATCACTGGCACTAACACCCAGATTCAAGCCCACAATCTCTTGGGTGGCCAAGTTAATCAAGGCCGCATCTTCCATGGCCCAGAGATCGTCCCCTACGCTACAAAAATATTCCATGCCTAGGCAAGTCTTGCTAGGGTCTGGAACCATTGCTGGACTCCAATTCTTGAAGTTTTGGATGCGTCCCACCTTGAATTCAGGGCTGTGGATGTATAGCCAATTATCCGGAAACAGGTCAGCTTGGTTAATAATTAGGGATACGATTAAAAAGTCACGGTACTTCAGCCCGTTGGCTGCTTGCAGCACATTATCTGGGGGCGGAGGATCCATACATTTCATCAATGCTGTAATGGGCATGGAACTAATAAAGTGGTCGCCAGTAATCTCGAAGGTGTAATCGCCAGTCTTAGCAATTACTTTAGTCACTCGTTGACCTGATCGCTCAATTCGCACCACATCGGTATGTAGGCGCACTGGTGAGCCAGCTTGGTTTAGTAGCTCTTGACAACGTTCCCACATCATGCCAGGCCCCAGACGCGGGTAATTAAATTTCTTGATCAGACTCTTGGCATTATTGCTGCCAAACAGGGCGTTCAAGACAGCCTCTTTTAAGGACATATTTCTGATGCGCTGCGCTGCCCAATCGGCTCGAATCTGGTTACAGGGAATGCCCCAAACCTTCTCGGTATAGGTCTTGAAAAAGATGCGATACAGTCGTCTACCAAAACAATCCGTTACCCAGTCTTCAAAGGTTTCAGGCTCTGGACGCAAGTTCAAAAACTTCTTAACCTTGGCTCGCAAATAACTCAATAGAATCATAGTGCTCAGACCAGGCCCTAAATTTTTTAAGGTGTTCATGAGCACGAGGGGATAGTCATAGAATTTGCCGTTGTAGTAGATTCTCGACAGTCGTGGAGTCTGAATGAAGTCGTCTCCCAGAATTTCTTGCCAAATAGCTTGAACTTCGCCGACCTTAGTAAAAAATCGATGCCCTCCGATATCAAACCGATAGCCTTTGTAGGTTTCTGTACGAGAAATGCCCCCGACTCGATCGGCTCGCTCCAAAACAATTGACTGAACACCGTGTTTACTTAGCTCATACGCAGCAGTTAACCCTGCGGGGCCTGCACCAATAACCACAGTTGGATAATGCATAGAAAAATGTCTCTTAAAAACAGATGTATAATAGTCAGGCAATGGTCATAGCAGACAATCTCACAGTAACCGGTCAGAACTCAGTCAGATATAGACTCAGACACAGACAGTGCTGAGTTCTTCTCAGGTTTTAGGAGGCTAAGCCAATGCCGCAGCAATCCGATCGCAAACGCTCCACCCCCATATAGGTAGTAGAGTAAGTGCCAAGGTATCACCCGCAGGGAAAACACTAAACCACGCTTCTCATAAAAGAAGCGATATACCGCGCTATTTATCCATAAGAGAGCGCCAAGCACAACGATAGAAAGCAGGTAGAATCCAGACCACCAAATACCAGCGACTAGGAACAGTAGTGATAGTCCGGTTAAGACAACACTAGCCCGACTAGATAACTGAAGGTTGAGGTCATTGACTGGCTGGCGACTAGTAAGTATTAAATCTGTCCAGGGCAGAGCGCGATAAAAAATTTCTGCCTTCAATAGAGACAGCGGTTCCCACCGTTTGAGATGTTTAACTTGCACAGACTTACAAAGCTTGATTTGGTAGCCAGCAGCCTTTAGCCGATAGCCCAACTCAATATCTTCAATACAAGGTTTTTGGTAGCTCTCATCAAAACCACCAACGGCTAAAAACGTTTGCCTACGAATGGCTCCACATCCTGCCCAGAAGGTAGATGCATCTTCAGAGCCGGTTTGGTGCATGTAGTGATGAAACAAATTTTTGTATTGCGATAAAAAGTTGGTCTCATACGGGGCATCGTCGTAAGAGCCAAACACAGCATCTACATCCGGATGATTGCGGAGAAACCAAACCAGGTTGGTTAATGTATCTGAGTGCACAAGGCAATCAGCATCTAAGAATAGTAGGTATTCCCCCGTAGCCACCTTAGCTCCTAGGTTACGAGCTGTAGCAGGGCCTGACTGCCGCTTTGGGGTTGTCAAGACTTGGTTGGCATAGGCTTGGGCGATCGTCTCTGAACCATCGGTTGACCCATCGTCCACAACAATCAGCTCCCAACTCCTATAGTCTGACTGAACAATCGCCTGCAAGCAGTAACGAAAACCTTCGCCGCCATTGTAGACCGGAACAATGATTGACAAGAATGATTCAACCATAGCTACACCTTAGATCATTGACGGACAGGAGCTATCCATAGAAATAAGCACTGTTGCATTGTACGTCCAGTCATATCCCTCAGAAAACAACTGAGTAAACAGAAAAGCACTACGAAAACTACCTACGTTACCGGCTAATGCTCTGCTAATACTTTACATAAGTGTTGCACATGTTGCGAAATGCTACTAGGTTAACGGTGGGTAAACCCATAATCGAAGCTTGCAATGCTGAAAACATGAATTAAAGCAACCGTATAACTCCAGGTGTTTTAGAAATATGATGGTTTTGTAAGCTTGATCCATCACTAAATCTAGTTCCTAGCAGCTAGATCCTGCCTTAAACTCAGTCTACTGATTTATTCAAGG is a genomic window of Cyanobacteriota bacterium containing:
- the aroF gene encoding 3-deoxy-7-phosphoheptulonate synthase codes for the protein MIVVMKVGSPELEITRIIDELKTWGLTPEKIVGTHKVVLGLVGETADLEPLRIQELSPWIEEVLRVEKPFKRASREYRHGEASEVLVDTPEGVVAIGEQHPLVVVAGPCSVENETMIIETAKRVKAAGAKFLRGGAYKPRTSPYAFQGHGESALELLAAAREASGLGIITEIMDAADLERIAEVADVLQIGTRNMQNFSLLKKVGAQNKPILLKRGLSATIEEWLMAAEYLLAAGNPNVILCERGIRTFDRQYTRNTLDLAVIPVLRTLTHLPIMIDPSHGTGWATFVPAMAKASVAAGTDALMIEVHPNPSKALSDGPQSLTPEQFDTLMAELAVIERAIGRTAQPMPALV
- a CDS encoding oligosaccharide flippase family protein produces the protein MDKSVAPSGKHILQGTAGILLAEGLMLPTGLLTSAFLTRQLEPSGYGLFTLSAAIVAWIEWSIASMFARTGVKFVGQAEDWRPIGATLIRLYLGTSVVAAGLLWALAPMVARVLNEPILSSYLRLFALDIPLFCLGQAHQNVLMGLGLFRQRALASAGRWIARLLFIVVLVGAGLSVTGAIVATIGASVVDVTIGRLCVRPSIYKHEPMPMRQLWGYAIPLFLSALSLRTFDKLDLLSLKALGGTAEQAGFYGAAQNLAIIPGLMALSFSPTLLSNLSQFQRLGELDRAKHVARQALRLTLMLLPLAGLTAGAAPDIVQVIFGDRFLSTAPILAILFFGAITMVSNSAATVILVAAGKPTWTLLVTVPLPILALVGNLWAIPHLGALGAASVTASLGVVVSIVSITLVYHLWQVLPPIATLVRSLLVSILIYSVAVAWSVSGLLILVKLTIASLLIPAMFLALGEFKAKEIHLFLSVIPRVGKRGRQ
- a CDS encoding NAD(P)/FAD-dependent oxidoreductase, producing MHYPTVVIGAGPAGLTAAYELSKHGVQSIVLERADRVGGISRTETYKGYRFDIGGHRFFTKVGEVQAIWQEILGDDFIQTPRLSRIYYNGKFYDYPLVLMNTLKNLGPGLSTMILLSYLRAKVKKFLNLRPEPETFEDWVTDCFGRRLYRIFFKTYTEKVWGIPCNQIRADWAAQRIRNMSLKEAVLNALFGSNNAKSLIKKFNYPRLGPGMMWERCQELLNQAGSPVRLHTDVVRIERSGQRVTKVIAKTGDYTFEITGDHFISSMPITALMKCMDPPPPDNVLQAANGLKYRDFLIVSLIINQADLFPDNWLYIHSPEFKVGRIQNFKNWSPAMVPDPSKTCLGMEYFCSVGDDLWAMEDAALINLATQEIVGLNLGVSASDVEDGCVIRQLKAYPVYDGEYRQHLQVLQDYIQTFENLQTVGRNGMHRYNNQDHSMLTALLAARNVLGEQHDLWNVNVERSYHENFTDSEWSKARQQVKDNADIEKEVLSTVP
- a CDS encoding glycosyltransferase family 2 protein — its product is MVESFLSIIVPVYNGGEGFRYCLQAIVQSDYRSWELIVVDDGSTDGSETIAQAYANQVLTTPKRQSGPATARNLGAKVATGEYLLFLDADCLVHSDTLTNLVWFLRNHPDVDAVFGSYDDAPYETNFLSQYKNLFHHYMHQTGSEDASTFWAGCGAIRRQTFLAVGGFDESYQKPCIEDIELGYRLKAAGYQIKLCKSVQVKHLKRWEPLSLLKAEIFYRALPWTDLILTSRQPVNDLNLQLSSRASVVLTGLSLLFLVAGIWWSGFYLLSIVVLGALLWINSAVYRFFYEKRGLVFSLRVIPWHLLYYLYGGGAFAIGLLRHWLSLLKPEKNSALSVSESISD